From a region of the Rhipicephalus microplus isolate Deutch F79 chromosome X, USDA_Rmic, whole genome shotgun sequence genome:
- the LOC142775545 gene encoding uncharacterized protein LOC142775545, with protein sequence MWRGSMHGSLIWKDCGLLGSFEGTKLPNGWLQGDVQFVSKPWLLICLWLAYFSSSAMQPAHMQAKSWCASLVFRAGCSISIRQDTGINNNVQAATRYPVLHGHEQCIKNRAQKTNKYKGTASDCSPAQSLRQQKEHIVMSGAV encoded by the exons atgtggcgtggaagcatgcatggcagcctcatctggaaggactgcggtctgcttgggagcttcgagggcacaaaactgcctaacggctggctgcaag gtgacgttcagtttgtttcaaagccatggctcctcatctgtctgtggctagcctacttcagcagcagtgcgatgcagccagcacacatgcaagccaagtcatggTGCGCTTCTTTGGTGTTCCGTGCAGGATGCAGCATATCCATCCGACAAGACAccggtatcaacaataatg TTCAAGCAGCAACAAGGTATCCGGTGCTTCACGGTCAtgaacagtgtatcaagaacagagcacagaagaccaacaagtataaaggcactgccagtgactgttctccggctcaaagtttacgacagcagaaagagcacattgtgatgtcaggagcagtttga